The Arachis hypogaea cultivar Tifrunner chromosome 14, arahy.Tifrunner.gnm2.J5K5, whole genome shotgun sequence genome has a segment encoding these proteins:
- the LOC112743649 gene encoding large ribosomal subunit protein uL2my, C-terminal part, with amino-acid sequence MAVSLWRARLASSLVANLTNTLRRFSSDTNAHNARESMMNQMMYSDINSRIGSCMPLSSMRIGTIIHNIELNPGQGGKLVRAAGTCAKILKEPTSKYCLIQLPSGVKKMIDSRCRATVGTVSNPSHGDKKLRKAGQSQWLGRRPVVRGVAMNPVDHPHGGGEGKSKSSGRWGKGSRTPWGKPTKSGFKTGPLKRRK; translated from the exons ATGGCTGTCTCACTATGGAGAGCTCGCTTAGCTTCCTCTCTTGTCGCCAATCTCACCAACACTCTTCGCCGTTTCTCTTCCG ACACAAATGCTCATAATGCTCGAGAGAGCATGATGAATCAGATGATGTATTCCGATATAAATTCTCGAATTGGGAGTTGTATGCCATTATCTTCTATGCGAATTGGAACTATCATTCACAATATCGAATTGAACCCGGGGCAAGGTGGCAAGCTGGTTAGAGCTGCTGGAACTTGTGCAAAAATCCTGAAAGAACCCACATCAAAATACTGTCTTATCCAGCTCCCCTCGGGTGTTAAAAAAATGATTGATTCTCGTTGCAGGGCCACCGTTGGTACTGTCTCAAATCCAAGCCACGGAGATAAGAAGCTTAGGAAGGCTGGACAAAGCCAGTGGCTTGGCCGGAGACCAGTTGTTCGAGGAGTGGCCATGAATCCAGTAGACCATCCTCATGGTGGAGGAGAGGGTAAGAGCAAGAGTAGTGGTCGGTGGGGAAAAGGATCTCGAACTCCTTGGGGTAAGCCGACTAAGAGTGGATTCAAGACCGGGCCCCTGAAACGCAGGAAGTAG